In Ahaetulla prasina isolate Xishuangbanna chromosome 6, ASM2864084v1, whole genome shotgun sequence, a single window of DNA contains:
- the LOC131200669 gene encoding lipase member M-like, whose amino-acid sequence MWLLLAITCLIQRTVTSEQFRSGRHLNPQAFMTIPQIIQYWGYPNEEYEVLTKDGYYLKANRIPNGIYCPEKTGTRPVVLLVHGLLAEGRCWIANLPSNSLGFFLAEAGYDVWIINTRGSSWSRRHQTFSIDQQEFWEFSFHEIAIYDIPATIDFILNKTKQEKLYYIGHSQGGTLGFITFSVIPELAPKVSFYFSLAPGYTLVNSKGLFYMLLALPDGLRQLIWGTKEYCLFSPKLKMAIANFCSYPVFDRLCLQTLSFGVGCNKKNTNTSRADVYLGIFPDFSSVKAVSHWSQVTRTHKFKYFDYGDKNEVVYNMTTPPFYIIEDMFVPTGVWSGENDIMEDVTDIQLLLPRIPHLAFYNHIPNWQHLDFIFGLDAPKHLYPDILYLMQKYR is encoded by the exons ATGTGGTTGTTGCTGGCAATAACATGTTTAATACAACGAACTGTCACTTCGGAACAATTCAGAAGTGGAAGACATTTGAATCCTCAAGCATTTATGACTATT CCTCAAATCATCCAATATTGGGGGTATCCCAATGAAGAATATGAAGTGCTGACAAAAGATGGTTATTACCTAAAGGCAAATAGAATTCCTAATGGAATTTACTGTCCTGAAAAAACAG gGACTAGACCAGTTGTATTACTCGTACATGGCTTGCTTGCTGAAGGGAGATGTTGGATTGCAAATCTTCCTAGCAATAGCCTGGGATTTTTTTTAGCAGAAGCTGGCTATGATGTTTGGATAATTAATACTAGGGGGAGCTCCTGGTCTAGAAGACACCAAACATTTTCAATTGATCagcaagaattctgggaattcag TTTTCATGAAATAGCAATCTATGATATTCCAGCAACAATAGACTTCATTCTGAATAAGACTAAGCAAGAGAAACTTTATTATATTGGTCATTCGCAAGGTGGGACACTAG GTTTTATTACTTTTTCAGTCATTCCAGAACTGGccccaaaagtcagtttttatttttccttggcACCTGGTTACACATTAGTGAATAGCAAAGGTCTTTTCTATATGCTTTTGGCACTTCCTGATGGACTCAGACAA CTTATATGGGGTACTAAAGAATACTGCCTTTTCAGCCCGAAACTGAAAATGGCCATTGCCAACTTCTGCAGCTATCCAGTATTTGACAGGCTGTGTCTCCAAACACTTTCTTTTGGTGTAGGttgtaataaaaaaaacacaaataca AGTCGAGCAGATGTTTATCTGGGAATTTTTCCTGACTTTTCATCTGTAAAAGCAGTATCTCATTGGAGTCAG gttaCCCGTACACACAAATTTAAGTATTTTGACTATGGGGATAAGAATGAAGTTGTTTACAATATG ACCACACCACCATTTTACATCATAGAAGATATGTTTGTGCCAACAGGAGTGTGgagtggagaaaatgatattatgGAAGATGTTACTGATATTCAGCTCTTGCTCCCTCGAATCCCTCATTTAGCTTTCTATAACCATATTCCTAATTGGCAACATCTGGATTTTATCTTTGGCCTTGATGCTCCAAAACACCTCTATCCTGATATCCTTTACCTGATGCAGAAGTATAGATAA